A stretch of Geomonas oryzisoli DNA encodes these proteins:
- the ftsZ gene encoding cell division protein FtsZ, protein MFHFDESIDQTAKIKVIGVGGSGGNAVNTMMAVGIAGVDFIVANTDAQALRMSKAPVKIQIGTQLTKGLGAGANPNVGRDAALEDRDKVVEALKGADMIFVAAGMGGGTGTGAAPIIAEIAREQGALTVGVVTKPFTREGRQRLAKGEDGIKELKKHVDSLIVIPNDRLLGLAGKSMSILDAFKPSDDVLRQAVQGISDLITQSGLINVDFADVKSIMSERGMAMMGIGLGNGENRAVDAALKAISSPLLEDIDISGAKGVLVNISGSSSMTMDEFDAASKVIHEKVHEDANIIVGLVIDENLGETIKVTAIATGFGDRFDLEKGRHEIKNVSTLVKPQPEVNREIPTYIRAKQEREVSRQQRSFLMDDEDQYDIPTFLRKSVD, encoded by the coding sequence ATGTTTCATTTCGATGAAAGCATCGACCAGACTGCGAAGATAAAGGTGATAGGCGTTGGTGGTTCCGGCGGGAACGCGGTCAACACCATGATGGCTGTGGGCATCGCAGGGGTCGATTTCATCGTTGCCAATACTGATGCACAGGCGCTCAGGATGTCCAAGGCGCCGGTCAAGATACAGATCGGAACCCAGCTTACCAAGGGTCTCGGCGCAGGCGCGAACCCCAACGTGGGCCGCGACGCCGCCCTCGAGGACAGGGACAAGGTGGTCGAGGCACTGAAGGGTGCCGACATGATCTTCGTAGCCGCCGGCATGGGCGGCGGCACCGGTACCGGCGCTGCCCCGATCATCGCCGAGATCGCCCGCGAGCAGGGCGCCCTCACCGTGGGCGTGGTCACCAAACCGTTCACCCGCGAAGGTCGTCAGCGTCTGGCCAAGGGTGAAGACGGCATCAAGGAACTGAAGAAACATGTCGACTCCCTGATCGTGATCCCCAACGACAGGCTCCTGGGCCTGGCCGGCAAGTCCATGTCCATCCTGGACGCCTTCAAGCCGTCCGACGACGTGCTGCGCCAGGCGGTGCAGGGCATCTCCGACCTGATCACCCAGTCCGGCCTGATCAACGTCGACTTCGCCGACGTCAAGTCGATCATGAGCGAGCGCGGCATGGCCATGATGGGTATCGGTCTGGGCAACGGTGAGAACCGTGCCGTCGACGCGGCCCTGAAAGCCATCTCCAGCCCGCTGCTGGAAGACATCGACATCTCTGGCGCCAAGGGCGTCCTGGTCAACATCTCCGGTTCCTCCTCCATGACCATGGACGAATTCGACGCCGCCAGCAAGGTGATCCACGAGAAGGTGCACGAGGACGCCAACATCATCGTCGGTCTCGTCATCGACGAGAACCTTGGTGAGACCATCAAGGTCACCGCCATCGCCACCGGCTTCGGCGACCGTTTCGATCTCGAGAAAGGGCGTCACGAGATCAAGAACGTGAGCACCCTGGTCAAGCCGCAGCCTGAAGTCAACCGCGAGATCCCGACCTACATCCGCGCCAAGCAGGA